Within Anopheles ziemanni chromosome 2, idAnoZiCoDA_A2_x.2, whole genome shotgun sequence, the genomic segment CCTTATATACTCCCATCGACACTCTTCCGTGTGTTTCTGGATTACCGCAATTCGGTTTCGGACGAATAGCTGCAGCTGGTTCAATGGTTTTCGAATCCAAGCTAGAACAATTGTGCTGTCACACCACAGCACAATTTCTTGGAACTTCAAATTCAGGGCTGGCAAAACCTTTTGTACTAACCGGGTGAGGAGAAGAGCGGCGCACAACTCTTTGCGTGGGATGGAAACGTCGTGCTGTGGAGTCAGTTTGGATTTGCTAGTGAGCAAACATAGCTTCGCTGAACCATCAGGAAACAGGCTTCGTAGGTATATAGAAGCCCCGTAGGCCACATTTGAGGCGTCGGAAAATCCGTGCAGCTCGTACGACGTTGCTCCCTCAAATGTGACGCACCTTTGAGTCTGGATGCGATGCAGGTGTTGCAAGGATGGTTGGAGTTCTTGCCACTGTTTCATCGATCCTTCGTCGATGGGGTCGTTCCAGTCAGTTTTCAGCTTCCAAAGACGTTGAATGAGTAGCTTAGCCAACACGATGACCGGAGACACTAACCCCAGAGGGTCGAAGAATTTGGCTACTTCTGAATAAATGATGAGCTTCGTAACCCTTTGGTCAGCTGTTGCGACTGGCTTCGGCTGGTGAGCGATATATAGATGATCTGCTTTTGGGTCCCAGAGTAACCCAAGCACCTTTATCGCCTGGTTCACTCCTCGTTCGGCCATTGGGATGGCTTTTTCTTGCTCTTCTACTGGAATATGCTCAAGAAACTCCAGCGAGTTTGAGCACCATTTGCGGATGGGAAACCCTCCTTGGTTGAGAAGCCGCTTAAGTTGGTGTTGGGCTTCTATAGCTTCCTCAACCGAGTCCGCACCTGAGAGAACGTCGTCCATGTATGTCTCTTCCTTTATTATGCGGGATGCAATCGGAAAGGCATCCCCGTCCTCCTCGACCAATTGGAGCAAACATTTGGTGGCAAGAAATGGTGCTGATGCTGTACCGTAGGTAACTGTACACAACTCGAAGACTCGTAGTGGCTCGGAAGGGTGTGGTCTCCAAAAAATCCGCAGGAAACGTTGATCTTCTTTAGCGTGGAGAATCTGACGATACATTTTGGCGATGTCTCCCGAAAAGGCTACTTTGTACATTCGAAATCTCAGAACAATGGAGTAGAGATCGTTCTGTACAACTGGTCCTACATGCAGCACGTCGTTGAGCGATAACTCGGCTGGAGATGCCTTTGCACTGGCGTCAAACACGACTCGGCATTTCGTGCTTGAACTAGATGGCCGCAAAACCGCATGGTGTGGCAGATAGTAGGACAGCTGGTTGGGTACATCGTCGGATTCACGGATTTGTCGGCAGTGCCCTAGAGTTTCGTACTCTCGGATGAACTCCACATACTGTTGTTGTAGCTCTGGGTTGCGAAGCAGTCGTTTCTCCAACATCATAAACCGTTTAAGGGCTACTGTGCGACCATTGTTCAAcagggtttgttgtttgttaaacGGAAGTCGCACAATGAACCTTCCAGATTCATCCCTTTTATATGTAGTTAGAAAATGGTTCTCGCACTCCACTTCTTCGATGGATCGTTCCGGGACGTCTGGAACCTCTTCAATCTGCCAAAACTGCTGGATCATTTTTTCGATGTCGACCAAAGCGTGGTGGGAATATATGGCTGGGATGGTAATCTGCTGCTCTACTATGGCTCCGGACACAATCCAACCAAACTGGCTATCTTGCAGACGAGGTAGATTATCGGCAAGATCGAGTTGGCTTGGCTTGAGTATATCGAAGAACAACTCAGCCCCGATCAGTAAATCAACCTTGTCTGGCGTGTAGAACGTTGGATCAGCAAAGGTTATTCCCTCCGGAATGTCCCAGTTGTCGATGTTGATGTTGCACGACGGGATCGTGCCAGTTATTTTTGGAGTTACCAAGCATTCCAAGCTTGTTTGGTAACTGTTCACCCGGGATTGTATTGTAACGGTCAGCTTGTCGCGAGCGAGCGTGCGCAACGCGTTGATTCCCACGATCGGAACGTTTGCCGGTCTCTTTGGCAGTCCTAGACGGTTGGCCATTTCCTCAGCAAGGAAATTGACCTGAGAACCGCTGTCTAGGAGGACGCGGCAGCGATGTGGCTGGTTCTTGGCGTCCAGCACGTTGACCACGGCAGTCAACAGCAGGACGTTCTTACTGGGTTTGATGGTTTGCGATGCACATGCCGTCGAAAGTTGTTCTCGTACCACTGGTCCGCCGTACTCTGCCGCTGTCGATGGAGGGTGCACTCTTGGGTTCGGAGGTTGAGGTTCTACTTCTGCTGCCATGGAAATAGTTGGCTGGCCGGTGGGTGCTACGTCCTCGTGCAGGAGCGTATGATGGCGACGCTGGCACTTGTAGCACTTTCTCTTGGAGGGACATTCCCGTAACTGATGTCCCTTCCGCAGGCAGTTGAAGCATAGTCCTGCCTTTTGTGCGGTGTTACTTCTTTCCCGTGGTGTCCCTTTCAGCAGTTCTGGGCAATTTATATTAGGATGGTCCTTACCACAGATTTCGCACTGAATGACCGCTGCTGTATAGCTCTTCTGGGCTGGATGTCTCGGAGAAAGCGGATGGTTGCCCTTTAGTTTGGCCACAGGAGCAGATGATGACGCTGCTGcgcaattttccaaaatctGGCATCGGGATTTTAGAAATGCCATCGTCTGCTCGTAACGGGGCAGCTCACCTTTCCGCTGCGTCCCTTCCCAGGCTTTTCGGGTTGATTTGTCTAAAGCCGAAACCAACAGATGGACTACCATTGGTTCCGACACTCCTTCcaggttttgttttaggaACCTGAGACTTTCCACATGCCGGGAAGTCTCTTGGACTAGAGCTCTTAGCTCGTGGAAGTTTTCTGACGTCATCCTTTTGAGGTTCAGCAATCCGTGGATGTGGCTGTCCACTATGGCTCGATGATTGCCGAAGCGCTCCGTCAGAATCTCCCAGGCTTGCTTGTAATTGCCAGCGTTGAGAATGCTGACATCGATTGCACCTGCAGCCTCGCCGACCAATGCCTTTTCAAGGTGATACAGCTTCATAGTATCACTGTCGCCGGCATTGGCCATCAGGTCTTCGAAGATGGCCTTAAACTTGGGCCATGCAGCGTATGTGCCGTCGAAAGTCGGGATCGGTGCCTTAAGCGGTTGCTGCTGGATGATGACTTGCGCCGCGGCAGACATGTTGTTCTTGGTCTTCGATTCCGCAGCAAGCAGCAACTCCTCGATTCTATTGGACGCCTCGTAAAACACTTCCTCGAACTCGTCGTATACGCCGTCCTGCTCTGCCATTGCGCTGTCTGGAATTAGGCCTACGATGGTGGTGTGTATGGCACTAAATTCCGCGTACACAGTCGCGACGTTTTTGGCGAGCACCTTCAGCTGGGAAACGGTTGGCTCTTTCGTTTCCTGCAGCGTCTGCTCGATTCGCAGTAATTTGGCGTTGATCTGCGCTCGTTGGCGGACTGCCGTCTTCAGCGCCTTTTCCATCTTCTCGCTGTCCTGAGGTTCACTTGTTGAAGTACTCGCTGTCGGCTCACTCGGCGTCTTCGCTGGGGAATACACTTGCTTCGATGGGGTGTGCCTAACTCGTGGCATCGGGTtgtcttttcacttttcaccagCACAATGgatccggttcgaaggaccaTATGTTCGGTGTGCGGCCGAACGAACTTACACACAGACTTGCACCGACCTTCCTCGTGGCGTGAGGAAGGATCCAGGGAGTGACTTCAGCGGATGGAAGCCACCACTGCCTGGACGGAAAAGAGCTCGGAAGTAACCTCCGCGGATTAAGGTTACTCGCTctggaaataaaagcaaagtcgATGGGCAGGCCAACAGACTAATACTCTTCCTTTCCAACTTATGGAGACTTAGACGGCAAAAAGGTGTCCTAATAGAACTACCGTGGGTCGGATTCCGTTTCGGATCTAATTGCCTTGATAAATAATGCCTACGCTTCTTTATTCCAAGTTCTCCATGTATTGCTTCAAATTCGTGGCCTCAAGGCATCCCACGATCGGATGCTATTATAGCGATATCTAAATCCTAGCTACTGCTTTTTATCCTAGTTCTACACCATGCTGTACTAGCGATGAACAGTGCTTATCGCTGTAATCTTGCTACGTCTTTCTTATCGTTTCACGTTGTACAGTTCTATTCTGTACTCTGTTCTAAAGGTTTGGTTCTAAACTATATTGCCTACATTCAGGCGTTCCGTAGCTTCCGATCTAGACGGAACAGATGCCCTTAACGTTGGGTGATGGTTTGatagagtacaaacataaagttgggttttttttattaaagagTCTTACCAAACGAGGAAATAcgttgtggttttgttttttttttgtggtcaTCTTTCACCATCGTAGAAAAAGGATTCACCCGACCGTTAGGCCATGCCCTCACCGTGAAGGGTTGCCATTTCACGCCCCAAGGAGAGAAAACCAACCCTTATTTATCGGTTACCACGAACTAAAAGGCCGACCTTGGAGCTACTCCCCGGCAAGGATCAGCACTGCCAAGAGCAGGGCGCAATATTGTTGCACATTTTATCACCCTCCGGGGCAAAACCCGACCAACACCGGCCGACAGTTGACGGACCAGCAGCGCACGGTCGTTCTTCACACGCGGAACTTGTCAGAGGCAGGACTGTTTTGAAAGCAAGAAGGAGCAAACCCAACTTAACATAAACAGCGTAACGTCGAGTGTTGAGGGGGAAGTTGAAGCACCGTGAGAGAAAAAGACCAATTTCCCTTGGCGAAAGCAGAGGGTAACTTTCACAGTAAACAGATCCACTGCCTTGACCACGTTGCATGATGTTCGCGGCagaaaatgtaagaaaaaaacaacgtgtTCTCAATTTCATTAGAAAAGTTTCACGCTAAATTTCTTCGCACCGAAAATGTAGCTGGTATTCTCGGGGTGAAATCAACACCGCCAGTGATGCCTTGCTTTCTTTGCTGGTTGCCATTTTCCCGTTTTGCCCTTTCCTCGTGCTTTCTGCGCGGTATGTAGAACAAGAAAAGCAATCAAGAAAAAGCAATTATTCGCAAATGAAATCATTTTAATCTGTTTGCTTATTAGTGGCGAAGTATTTGGTGTTGTTATACGGTTTCGCGTTGCGTTGCGTGCGTACCAACAAAAAGCGTTTCGCTTCACTGGATACGAGGCTGGCCGAACTGTGGCAACCAGAAACCCCAAGTGCCTTGCTTCGGAACCAGAAATCACAGTTTACGGAAAGGAAATAACCACTGTCTGGCTTGAAGATTAATATGGATGCTGATTCTTGGTATTTCCTTCGCACAGTGAACTGAGGACGGAAAAGAAGCatggttttctatttttcaccACGAGGGTTGGTGATTGCTGAAAGCTGGGTGAAATGTTTACGGACCCGGCGCTTCCGTCTGCCGGTTGAATGAAGCAACTGTTGGGTGgataattgttttaattattctcCAACCTCGAACGATGGTACAGGCTGCCGCTTGCAAAGGATAGGAAGGATCGTTTGAAGCAAATAACCAACCGACCCTAAAAACAAAGAGTTTCAGCTTCTTTCAAGTGCGGGGCCAGTTTGTTTAtgggatgtttatttttaccaccGAAGTAGACATTAAATTACCTCACCAGGGTGCCTTTTTCGGAGCGCATCAGGAGATTGTTTGACCAAAAGGTGATGTTTTAGGCATTATATTTGAGGCTGACGATTGCTGTTTGTTCGGTTGAAAGGGAATAATGATATTCCTAAATGATACTACTGAAAAAACCTTACATACAAACGTATGTATCTTTCATTCGGTGATTTTGtactataaaaaaatatggaatTTTTCGTCCTTTGAGACTTGACCCTCCCCCTTCAAAATGGCCTTTGTACGTACAGCTCATGCGAAGGTCCTGGCGTTGACGAGGGTACCAAAGACgcaaaatgttgttgttcTCAAATTTTCAAGCGTCATTTTCAACACCCAACTGATGGTGGGGTTCCTTTTAAGGATAATAAAAGCACTCGAATTTAGAGCATACCATAGTCAAAAATTGTCTGGATCAATGCCCGGACAATCAATCATATGCTGAATTTAAGTTgaataatagaaataaaaaaggttcCCTTTCTTTGCCCAGCAGAAACCTTCACGCTTTAATGAATGATGCCCGCATTTTAAACGACAGAACAACGTTTAAGGGGAAGGTGAAGATAGCACACATGGTGATTACACGATGTCGATACCAAACCAACGCAAACCGTGACCCGACTAACAGCTACCCGGCTATTGATGGTTTCCAATGAAATGCTCTCCATTGAGCCAAGAaagaccatgcgcctccattcaGTCGAGAaagaccatgcgcctccattgaaTCCCGGGGTAGACCCAATGAACTGGCacttttgttgcaagttaatttGGATATCTTTGTACCGGTTCGAACTACTTCACTTAACCCAGCAGATGCGATGGTTGTCTCGGTAGTCTTGGATGGGGTAAAAAGGTTTCCTTGAGGTTTTGATAACGAAAAGTTGAATACACTACGTTCAGACAAGCTCTCCCTGTTGATAACTCCAGATTGATTAATTGAGATTACTTAAAGTGGAGTATAAGGAAAACAGAGCTTTATCTACATCTCCAAAAGTCTAAAACATCTCCCAACGATTGGTTCACTCTGTATTAACAACTGGCTTCTGCTTCTATGGCTTAACAAGGTTAATAAAGCAATACCAAAAGTGATTATTCACTCTGTTTCAGGAACGTCTTCGGGGACCTTTTTCAGAATTtttttagaagaaaacaaaatcttcagcaaaatttggttttcttccttctcaCCATGAGGATCATACTTTGCAGTTCATTCAGCATTAGTACTACTGACAGCATGCTGATTATATGTAAGGTCTTTTCATGTTGGGTTCGACTACCACCGACTCTTTTGCGTCTGGTTTggcaataattttatttttttgacatCCCTTTTTTCATGACTCACTTCTGTGGGGTGATTAATTATTCATCGTGAGAAAATCTCAGGATCTTTTCGCGtgtttttgtggttttgtaAGTAGATGTAGCCATAGAGGGATCCCTCTGCCCTTTTGTGTGACTGAGTTTTCGTATTTTTGTGTTTAAGATAGCTGACGATAAGCATCCGTTTCCGCATTGACCGATTCTGGActcttttcaatcaatttgaCAAAAAACTCGCCATACCATTGCTCATCCAAAAATCGTCATCTGTTTTCGCAACGGGTGAGTTTTGCCCGTCGTTTATTCGAATGGCGCCTCCATTAAGAGTGGTTCAAACAATGGTAAAACTTatgaaatttttcatcatcaacCAGCGTTCGCTCTTGGAAGTTTGGGTCGATACACATCGCTTATGCAAGCAAAACAACTCCCAAAAGAGTACGAATATCGAATAAAACTAACCAATAACTTAAACAGTTTTATTGCACCCTAAAGCAAACGGCGTCGGTTCGATTGACGCCACCAGATTGTTGCACATTTATTTGCCAGCCTTTTGTGCGCCTGATAAGCTTTTCCGGGTGGGGCTACCGCTTGTCATAAAACGATCAACCGGGTGGTGGGCGGTTACGGTCTGAATAATGGtacgaatttgtttttgtaatcaGTTCGACGCCCAATCGCTAGCGATAAGCGTCACATTTTTGTGTaagatttgaatttgttttcctcccaaaGACACAATTTGATTGGCACTTGCGCATGAATAAACCATGAAATGCTGGAAAATGCCATCAGCGTTCACGCTGTTGTCGCTCCAAATGGCATTTGAGATGGATGAAAAAAGTCGGCTTTGCTCGGTTCATCCCTTTTTGCTCAATTTCTAGAAGTTcggtatttttattattcgaaCATAGCAACCTTCTCATCCACCAATCATCAAACCAATCCAGTCACCAGCGAAGCAAAGAACGCTGTCAACTTTACAAATACTCCAACTCCATCGGACGGAACTGAGGCAATTGTCTGTATCGTCTACCCTCCGGCGCAATGGATTCGAAAGTATCTCTCTCGGAGCTACAATGTCCCGACGATGTGCCACTCGAAGATCGTGAGACGTTGCTAGCGTTTATGTCCGCTTGTGACTGGAAAGCGCTAGCTGTAGAGACGGTGACGGGTGTGTTGCGTAGATGGCAGTCGAGCAGCAACAACGCACCTAACGCCGGTCGGCTGGGAGATTGCGAATGTAAGCAGCCGCTTTTACTGATTACGAGTTACTGGGAAAGTGAGTATACGATTGAAGCAAGATTTCTTCTTTCTTGATATTTTCCAGATTACAGCCTAAGCGATTCGGCCCCACCCAATGGCTCCCAGGCACGCGGTTAAAGGTTGGTCATACGAAAACATGCGATAGAtagagtattttttttagaaaaactcGCATTGCATACGGAGAAACGGTTTCCTTTCGGTTGCATGGTATTTGAACTTCTATGTTAGAATTTGCCTGAAAATTACAAGCATTGTAGATGTCCATTTCTTTATAAACCTTCAGAAAACTCGTCGATTTGTGTTCAGAAATCATCAGAGATTTAAAagctttttattgaatttgatGATTGCCATTTGCTCAGCGAAACGTTGGTTCACTTGTACCTAACTAAATACTGTTTGTTAGAACCGAAAAAATATTCAAGATGGTATATGACAAAGGGCAAGGGACTGAAAAGAGCCATACAAACGATAAGAGGCTATATCTCAACTCAAACATTCATATAATCTGGTCCAGGATCTGCGAAGTAAGTTA encodes:
- the LOC131293326 gene encoding uncharacterized protein LOC131293326, yielding MEKALKTAVRQRAQINAKLLRIEQTLQETKEPTVSQLKVLAKNVATVYAEFSAIHTTIVGLIPDSAMAEQDGVYDEFEEVFYEASNRIEELLLAAESKTKNNMSAAAQVIIQQQPLKAPIPTFDGTYAAWPKFKAIFEDLMANAGDSDTMKLYHLEKALVGEAAGAIDVSILNAGNYKQAWEILTERFGNHRAIVDSHIHGLLNLKRMTSENFHELRALVQETSRHVESLRFLKQNLEGVSEPMVVHLLVSALDKSTRKAWEGTQRKGELPRYEQTMAFLKSRCQILENCAAASSSAPVAKLKGNHPLSPRHPAQKSYTAAVIQCEICGKDHPNINCPELLKGTPRERSNTAQKAGLCFNCLRKGHQLRECPSKRKCYKCQRRHHTLLHEDVAPTGQPTISMAAEVEPQPPNPRVHPPSTAAEYGGPVVREQLSTACASQTIKPSKNVLLLTAVVNVLDAKNQPHRCRVLLDSGSQVNFLAEEMANRLGLPKRPANVPIVGINALRTLARDKLTVTIQSRVNSYQTSLECLVTPKITGTIPSCNINIDNWDIPEGITFADPTFYTPDKVDLLIGAELFFDILKPSQLDLADNLPRLQDSQFGWIVSGAIVEQQITIPAIYSHHALVDIEKMIQQFWQIEEVPDVPERSIEEVECENHFLTTYKRDESGRFIVRLPFNKQQTLLNNGRTVALKRFMMLEKRLLRNPELQQQYVEFIREYETLGHCRQIRESDDVPNQLSYYLPHHAVLRPSSSSTKCRVVFDASAKASPAELSLNDVLHPHRPSWASEDSDGEESECDDEQRSGLLRFRSGSPRPDLPGVDTVDPSLVPGYVRLQEEYIEPLVVVMDREL